One Halobacterium sp. DL1 DNA window includes the following coding sequences:
- a CDS encoding iron/cobalamin ABC transporter substrate-binding protein: MHVVSLAPSATATVAALGGAGRLVGVTTHCDVDAPVVGGWLNPDYDRVADCDPDVVLTSDDLQRDIHDELEDRGFDVAHVEPSTLDDVLASFGDIGDAVGLPEAGEELEAESRERVQSVRERAPDDGPVVYCEEWSDPPMAAGNWVPDVVEAAGGHYPFVDAGERSREIAGSAVERADPDHAVVHVCGKGERVNSDPAARWGLDADVHVVDDSLLNQPSPRLLDGLETLAATLRDD, translated from the coding sequence ATGCACGTCGTCTCGCTCGCGCCGAGCGCTACCGCTACCGTCGCCGCCCTCGGCGGTGCCGGCCGACTCGTCGGCGTCACGACACATTGTGACGTCGACGCACCGGTTGTCGGCGGCTGGCTCAACCCCGACTACGACCGCGTCGCCGACTGCGACCCCGACGTCGTCCTGACGAGCGACGACCTCCAGCGCGACATCCACGACGAACTCGAAGACCGCGGCTTCGACGTGGCACACGTCGAACCGTCGACGCTCGACGACGTCCTCGCCTCGTTCGGCGACATCGGCGACGCCGTCGGACTGCCCGAGGCCGGCGAGGAACTGGAGGCCGAGAGCCGCGAGCGAGTCCAGAGCGTCCGCGAGCGAGCGCCCGATGACGGCCCCGTGGTCTACTGCGAGGAGTGGTCGGACCCGCCGATGGCCGCGGGCAACTGGGTGCCCGACGTGGTCGAGGCCGCTGGCGGCCACTACCCGTTCGTGGACGCCGGCGAGCGCTCCCGTGAAATCGCCGGGAGCGCCGTCGAACGCGCCGACCCGGACCACGCCGTCGTCCACGTCTGCGGGAAGGGCGAGCGCGTGAACAGCGACCCGGCCGCCCGCTGGGGACTCGACGCCGACGTCCACGTCGTCGACGACAGCCTGCTGAACCAGCCGAGTCCCCGACTCCTCGACGGTCTCGAGACGCTCGCGGCGACGCTCCGGGACGACTAA
- a CDS encoding pyruvate kinase → MRNAKIVCTLGPATDDEASVRALADAGMTVARVNASHGTLKDRAALVDTARRVDDETEKPLAVMLDTQGPEVRTAATESPVHLESGSLVEFVPDGETTGETVGLSTSIAAVDPGTRVLLDDGRIETVVERVEGERVFARVESGGDLGSQKGVNVPGAELGLDVVTEKDRRDIEFAAEQNVDYLAASFVRDAEDVLEVGRVVESFGADIPIVAKIERRGAVENLEGIVEAASGVMVARGDLGVECPMEDVPMIQKRIIRRCHEAGVPVITATEMLDSMVHARRPTRAEASDVANAVLDGTDAVMLSAETAVGDDPTRVVETMDRIVRQVEASDEYAELMEQRVPESDGAAKTDALARSARYLARDIDASAVVVASESGYTARKAAKFRPRVPVVCATPSNRVRRQLGLNWGVHAEYAAVVDSDPATVVEHAVQAAVDSGLVESGDTVVVLVGMMTELEGANTTNTLKVHVAAETLASGRSVVDGRATGTATHVEDGDLADVPEGAVLVLDSTFDDEFSGDLSKVAGIVSAQSGMTGYPAMVARELDVPMVGDVDVATVPANTLVTVDGERGVVYAADP, encoded by the coding sequence ATGAGGAACGCCAAGATCGTCTGCACGCTTGGGCCCGCGACCGACGACGAGGCGTCGGTGCGGGCGCTGGCGGACGCCGGAATGACCGTCGCCCGGGTGAACGCCAGCCACGGGACGCTGAAGGACCGGGCGGCGCTCGTCGACACCGCGCGGCGCGTGGACGACGAGACCGAGAAGCCGCTGGCGGTGATGCTGGACACGCAGGGGCCGGAGGTGCGGACCGCAGCGACCGAGTCGCCAGTTCACCTCGAGTCCGGCAGCCTCGTCGAGTTCGTCCCGGACGGTGAGACGACCGGCGAGACGGTGGGGCTCTCGACGAGTATCGCGGCGGTCGACCCCGGGACCAGGGTGCTGCTCGACGACGGGCGCATCGAGACGGTGGTCGAACGGGTCGAGGGCGAGCGCGTCTTCGCTCGCGTCGAGTCCGGCGGCGACCTGGGTAGCCAGAAGGGCGTGAACGTGCCGGGCGCGGAGCTCGGCCTCGACGTGGTGACCGAGAAGGACCGCCGCGACATCGAGTTCGCCGCAGAACAGAACGTCGACTACCTCGCGGCGAGTTTCGTCCGGGACGCCGAGGACGTCCTGGAGGTCGGCCGCGTCGTCGAGTCCTTCGGTGCCGACATCCCCATCGTGGCGAAGATAGAGCGGCGGGGGGCGGTGGAGAACCTCGAGGGCATCGTAGAGGCCGCCAGCGGCGTGATGGTGGCCCGCGGCGACCTCGGCGTGGAGTGCCCGATGGAGGACGTGCCGATGATCCAGAAGCGCATCATCCGGCGGTGCCACGAGGCGGGCGTCCCGGTCATCACGGCGACGGAGATGCTCGACTCGATGGTGCACGCGCGGCGGCCGACCCGCGCAGAGGCTTCCGACGTCGCGAACGCGGTCCTCGACGGCACCGACGCGGTCATGCTCTCCGCGGAGACGGCCGTCGGCGACGACCCGACGCGCGTGGTCGAGACGATGGACCGCATCGTGCGCCAGGTGGAGGCCAGCGACGAGTACGCGGAACTCATGGAGCAGCGCGTGCCCGAGTCCGACGGTGCGGCCAAGACCGACGCGCTGGCGCGGTCGGCGCGCTACCTCGCCCGGGACATCGACGCGAGCGCGGTGGTTGTCGCCTCCGAGTCGGGGTACACGGCGCGGAAGGCGGCGAAGTTCCGGCCGCGCGTCCCCGTCGTCTGTGCGACCCCGTCCAACAGGGTTCGCCGCCAGCTCGGCCTCAACTGGGGCGTCCACGCGGAGTACGCGGCGGTCGTCGACAGCGACCCGGCCACCGTCGTCGAGCACGCGGTGCAGGCGGCCGTCGACTCCGGCCTGGTCGAGAGCGGCGACACCGTGGTCGTGCTCGTTGGGATGATGACCGAACTGGAGGGCGCGAACACGACGAACACGCTGAAGGTCCACGTCGCCGCCGAGACGCTCGCCTCCGGGCGGTCGGTCGTCGACGGCCGCGCGACCGGGACTGCCACGCACGTCGAGGACGGCGACCTCGCGGACGTGCCTGAGGGGGCGGTGCTCGTGTTGGACTCGACGTTCGACGACGAGTTCAGCGGCGACCTCTCGAAGGTGGCGGGCATCGTGAGCGCCCAGTCGGGGATGACCGGCTACCCGGCGATGGTCGCGCGCGAACTCGACGTCCCGATGGTCGGCGACGTCGACGTCGCGACCGTCCCTGCGAACACGCTGGTGACGGTGGACGGCGAGCGCGGCGTGGTGTACGCCGCCGACCCCTGA
- a CDS encoding MarR family transcriptional regulator, whose amino-acid sequence MGIDEDKRSTLRRFAAVGAASPLTRFAGDDADASDDSDVRDAIAGYLTTTPGAHFSKLRDDLKLGTGETQHHLKRLLEDGAVESERDGDYRRLFPAGRFSPFERRALGYLRRDTPRGMVVELLRNPDATGGDIAEALGVSRATVSKYAAQLEDAGLLSRADGYAVEEPEVLVTLLVRYADSFDANAAEFAGEAANLLSYDP is encoded by the coding sequence ATGGGCATCGACGAGGACAAGCGCTCGACACTCCGGCGGTTCGCCGCCGTGGGCGCTGCGAGTCCGCTGACCCGGTTCGCCGGCGACGACGCGGACGCCAGCGACGACAGCGACGTCCGTGACGCCATCGCCGGCTACCTCACGACGACGCCGGGCGCGCACTTCTCGAAGCTCCGGGACGACCTCAAACTCGGCACCGGCGAGACCCAGCACCACCTCAAGCGCCTGCTCGAGGACGGCGCCGTCGAGAGCGAGCGCGACGGCGACTACCGCCGGCTGTTCCCGGCGGGCCGGTTCTCGCCGTTCGAGCGCCGCGCGCTGGGCTACCTCCGCCGGGACACCCCGCGCGGGATGGTCGTCGAGTTGCTCCGGAATCCCGACGCGACGGGCGGCGACATCGCCGAGGCTCTCGGCGTCTCGCGGGCGACGGTCAGCAAGTACGCCGCCCAGTTAGAGGACGCCGGCCTGCTCTCCCGGGCGGACGGCTACGCGGTAGAGGAGCCCGAAGTCCTCGTCACCCTGCTCGTGCGGTACGCCGACTCCTTCGACGCGAACGCCGCGGAGTTCGCCGGGGAGGCCGCGAACCTGCTCTCCTACGACCCCTGA
- a CDS encoding methionyl-tRNA synthetase: MSYEDYPTDDPAVVTAGLPYANGDLHIGHLRSYVSADAFTRALQKLGQQAVYVCGSDMHGTPIAVNAAEEGVDPEEFALRHHKQYRETFPKFNVDFDQYGHTHDETNTELTKEFVRAWEDNGYVHEKEIDVAYDPEADQWLPDRFVEGTCPYCGEHARGDECDEGCQRHLEPGEIEDPVSTITGNPAEYRRREHKFLRLSALQEHLQGFINRVEGTSNAQNQPREWIEGELQDLCITRDMDWGIDYPGEGAEDLVLYVWVDAPIEYVSATKQYSERAGDLDWESVWKDGDGEIVHVIGRDIIQHHTVYWPAMLEAADYAEPRAVCAAGFVNIDGKGLSTSKNRAIWAEEYLDEGFDPDLLRYYMTTASGFERDVNFSWDRFAERVNSELADVVGNFVYRALLFANRNFGGTPEAGLSDEVETEIAQAMDDYEDALNDYDLRTAGERTVALARFGNEYIQRNEPWKLDDEEATPVIRDCVQLVKAVAVLLQPFTPEKAEEVWQQLEEADTVADATIADCLQEPPAEFGEPEELFTKVEDDRVAELDETLQEKIEAASADDSEETEGGEESDVELEPLADDRIGFEEFQSLDLRVGEIQTAEGIEGADDLARLEVDIGHEVRQIVAGIKQLHDLDALPGTKVVVVANLEKAELFGVESNGMVLAAGEAADLLTTHGDSVPGTKVK; the protein is encoded by the coding sequence ATGAGCTACGAGGACTACCCCACGGACGACCCAGCGGTGGTCACGGCGGGGTTGCCGTACGCCAACGGCGACCTCCACATCGGACACCTCCGGAGCTACGTGAGCGCGGACGCGTTCACCCGCGCGCTCCAGAAACTCGGCCAGCAGGCCGTCTACGTCTGTGGCAGCGACATGCATGGCACCCCCATCGCCGTGAACGCGGCTGAGGAAGGCGTCGACCCCGAGGAGTTCGCGCTCCGCCACCACAAGCAGTACCGGGAGACGTTCCCGAAGTTCAACGTCGACTTCGACCAGTACGGCCACACCCACGACGAGACGAACACGGAACTGACCAAGGAGTTCGTCCGCGCCTGGGAGGACAACGGCTACGTCCACGAGAAGGAGATCGACGTCGCCTACGACCCGGAGGCCGACCAGTGGCTCCCCGACCGCTTCGTCGAGGGGACGTGCCCGTACTGCGGCGAGCACGCCCGCGGCGATGAGTGCGACGAGGGCTGCCAGCGCCACCTCGAACCCGGCGAGATCGAAGACCCCGTCTCGACCATCACCGGCAACCCCGCGGAGTACCGCCGCCGCGAGCACAAGTTCCTGCGGCTGTCTGCCCTCCAGGAACATCTCCAGGGATTCATCAACCGGGTCGAGGGGACGAGCAACGCCCAGAACCAGCCACGGGAGTGGATCGAGGGCGAACTGCAGGACCTCTGCATCACCCGGGACATGGACTGGGGTATCGACTACCCGGGCGAGGGCGCCGAGGACCTCGTGCTCTACGTCTGGGTGGATGCCCCCATCGAGTACGTCTCCGCGACGAAGCAGTACAGCGAGCGCGCGGGCGACCTCGACTGGGAGTCCGTCTGGAAGGACGGCGACGGCGAGATCGTCCACGTCATCGGCCGCGACATCATCCAGCACCACACGGTCTACTGGCCGGCGATGCTGGAGGCCGCAGACTACGCCGAGCCGCGAGCGGTCTGCGCGGCCGGCTTCGTGAACATCGACGGTAAGGGGCTCTCGACGTCGAAGAACCGCGCCATCTGGGCCGAGGAGTATCTCGACGAAGGGTTCGATCCCGACCTCCTGCGGTACTACATGACGACCGCCAGCGGGTTCGAGCGCGACGTGAACTTCTCGTGGGACCGCTTCGCGGAGCGCGTGAACAGCGAACTCGCGGACGTCGTCGGCAACTTCGTCTACCGCGCGTTGCTGTTCGCGAATCGGAACTTCGGCGGCACGCCGGAGGCCGGCCTCTCCGACGAGGTGGAGACCGAGATCGCGCAGGCGATGGACGACTACGAGGACGCGCTCAACGACTACGACCTGCGGACGGCGGGCGAGCGCACGGTCGCACTCGCGCGGTTCGGCAACGAGTACATCCAGCGCAACGAGCCCTGGAAGCTCGACGACGAGGAGGCCACGCCGGTCATCCGCGACTGCGTGCAGCTGGTGAAGGCCGTCGCCGTGCTGCTCCAGCCGTTCACGCCGGAGAAGGCCGAGGAGGTCTGGCAGCAACTCGAAGAGGCGGACACAGTCGCGGACGCCACCATCGCGGACTGTCTGCAGGAGCCACCCGCGGAGTTCGGCGAGCCCGAGGAGCTGTTCACCAAGGTCGAGGACGACCGGGTCGCGGAACTGGACGAGACGCTCCAGGAGAAGATCGAGGCCGCGAGCGCCGACGACTCCGAGGAGACGGAGGGAGGCGAAGAATCAGACGTCGAACTCGAACCGCTGGCCGACGACCGCATCGGCTTCGAGGAGTTCCAGAGCCTCGACCTGCGCGTCGGCGAAATCCAGACCGCTGAGGGAATCGAGGGCGCGGACGACCTCGCGCGCCTCGAGGTCGACATCGGCCACGAGGTCCGCCAGATCGTCGCCGGTATCAAACAGCTCCACGACCTCGACGCCCTCCCCGGCACGAAGGTCGTCGTTGTCGCGAACCTCGAGAAAGCGGAGCTGTTCGGCGTTGAGTCCAACGGGATGGTGCTCGCCGCCGGCGAGGCCGCGGACCTCCTCACGACCCACGGCGACAGCGTCCCCGGCACGAAGGTCAAGTAG
- a CDS encoding transcription initiation factor IIB 2: MTDTRMRSRERERTDETETTDGCPECDGLVVQDEEHGESVCADCGLVVEEDGIDRGPEWRAFDSKEKDQKSRVGAPTTNTMHDKGLSTNIDWRDKDAYGNSLSSNQRQKMQRLRKWNERFRTRDAKERNLKQALGEIDRMASAQGLPDSVRETASVIYRRALEEDLLPGRSIEGVATSCVYAAARQAGVPRSLDEIADVSRVEKAEIARTYRYVIRELGLEVAPADPESYVPRFASSLELSDEASHRARELLKTAKDKGVHSGKSPVGLAAAAVYAAALLTNEKTTQAKVSEVADISEVTIRNRYHELLEAEETIPV, encoded by the coding sequence ATGACAGACACACGCATGCGTTCCAGAGAGCGGGAGCGCACAGACGAGACGGAGACGACGGACGGCTGCCCAGAGTGCGACGGGCTGGTCGTCCAGGACGAGGAGCACGGCGAGTCGGTATGCGCAGACTGCGGCCTCGTGGTCGAGGAGGACGGCATCGACCGCGGACCGGAGTGGCGCGCGTTCGACTCCAAGGAGAAAGACCAGAAGTCCCGCGTCGGCGCCCCGACGACGAACACGATGCACGACAAGGGACTCTCGACGAACATCGACTGGCGGGACAAGGACGCCTACGGCAACTCGCTGTCCTCCAATCAGCGCCAGAAGATGCAGCGCCTCCGCAAGTGGAACGAGCGCTTCCGCACCCGCGACGCCAAGGAGCGCAACCTCAAGCAGGCCCTCGGCGAGATAGACCGCATGGCGTCCGCACAGGGCCTGCCGGACAGCGTTCGCGAGACGGCGTCGGTCATCTACCGCCGCGCGCTCGAGGAGGACCTGCTGCCGGGGCGCTCCATCGAGGGCGTCGCCACCTCCTGCGTCTACGCCGCCGCGCGCCAGGCCGGCGTTCCGCGCAGCCTCGACGAGATCGCCGACGTGAGCCGCGTCGAGAAGGCCGAGATTGCCCGCACCTACCGCTACGTCATCCGCGAACTCGGCCTCGAGGTCGCGCCCGCGGACCCCGAGAGCTACGTGCCGCGGTTCGCCTCCTCGCTGGAACTCTCCGACGAGGCCTCCCACCGCGCCCGCGAACTGCTGAAGACGGCCAAGGACAAGGGCGTCCACTCCGGGAAGTCACCGGTCGGCCTCGCCGCGGCCGCCGTCTACGCCGCCGCGCTGCTCACCAACGAGAAGACGACGCAGGCGAAGGTCTCGGAGGTCGCTGACATCTCCGAGGTCACCATCCGCAACCGCTACCACGAACTCCTCGAGGCCGAGGAGACGATTCCGGTCTAG
- a CDS encoding phosphoesterase, whose product MFTPLQTGGAVVTVVGLLLLLLLAVVVYQTVRIVDAYEKKALTVFGEYRGLLEPGINIVPPFVSRTYRFDMRTQTIDVPRQEAITRDNSPVTADAVIYIRVRDAKRAFLEVDNYKTAVSNLAQTTLRAVLGDMELDDTLNKRQEINARIRTELDEPTDEWGIRVESVEVREVNPSQEVQKAMEQQTSAERRRRAMILEAQGERQSAIENAQGDKQSNIIRAQGEKQSQILEAQGDAISTVLRAKSAESMGERAIIEKGMETLEGIGEGESNTFVIPQELSSLVGRYGKHLAGSDVSGDGTELDSLDFDVETRELIGLDDIDEILNQISQEADVDPAKLEEKAEAVQRGEDAGLKDADAVIDEMDAELDGEEGAGDTDDDNAST is encoded by the coding sequence ATGTTCACACCACTCCAGACCGGCGGCGCGGTGGTGACCGTCGTCGGACTGTTGCTGTTGCTACTACTCGCGGTCGTCGTCTACCAGACGGTCCGGATCGTCGACGCCTACGAGAAGAAGGCGCTGACGGTGTTCGGGGAGTACCGCGGCCTGCTCGAACCGGGCATCAACATCGTGCCACCGTTCGTCTCGCGCACGTATAGATTCGACATGCGCACGCAGACCATCGACGTGCCCCGCCAGGAGGCCATCACGCGCGACAACTCCCCCGTCACCGCCGACGCCGTGATCTACATCCGCGTGCGGGACGCCAAGCGCGCGTTCCTCGAGGTGGACAACTACAAGACCGCCGTGTCGAACCTCGCGCAGACGACGCTGCGCGCGGTGCTCGGCGACATGGAACTCGACGACACGCTCAACAAGCGCCAGGAGATCAACGCCCGCATCCGTACGGAACTCGACGAACCCACCGACGAGTGGGGGATTCGCGTCGAGAGCGTGGAGGTCCGGGAGGTCAACCCGTCCCAGGAGGTCCAGAAGGCGATGGAGCAACAGACCAGCGCCGAGCGCCGCCGCCGCGCCATGATCCTGGAGGCCCAGGGTGAACGGCAGTCCGCCATCGAGAACGCGCAGGGTGACAAGCAGTCCAACATCATCCGCGCGCAGGGTGAGAAGCAGTCCCAGATCCTCGAAGCGCAGGGTGACGCTATCTCGACGGTGCTCCGCGCGAAGTCCGCCGAATCGATGGGCGAGCGCGCCATCATCGAGAAGGGCATGGAGACCCTGGAGGGCATCGGCGAGGGCGAGTCCAACACGTTCGTCATCCCGCAGGAGCTGTCCAGCCTCGTCGGCCGGTACGGCAAACACCTCGCTGGGAGCGACGTCTCGGGCGACGGCACCGAACTCGACAGCCTCGACTTCGACGTGGAGACCCGCGAACTCATCGGCCTCGACGACATCGACGAGATCCTCAACCAGATCAGCCAGGAGGCCGACGTCGACCCCGCGAAACTAGAGGAGAAGGCCGAGGCGGTCCAGCGCGGCGAGGACGCCGGCCTGAAGGACGCCGACGCCGTCATCGACGAGATGGACGCGGAACTCGATGGCGAGGAGGGGGCGGGCGACACCGACGACGACAACGCCAGCACCTGA
- a CDS encoding glycosyl transferase, which produces MSDSAVEVSVVLPAYNEAGTIETTVRTTLETLSGFLPDGSYEVVVAEDGCEDETPEIADRLAAADDRVRHFHSDERLGRGGALNAAFADARGDTLVYFDTDMATDMRHLEELVESVRSGAYDVATGSRWMPDNTADRPAKRGVPSKGFNFAVRTLLRSDLRDHQCGFKAFSRAAFEDLVGEVEDEHWFWDTEMLVRAQRRGFRVKEFAVDWEPKGDSKVDLVRDVFGMGSQILRCFWEFSVSPYANRRTGMLVGTLLSVAAFALMFVYIDVDAFVDAVSNADPALVAAGAVVYVLSWPLRGLRYRDILSELGYRESVGFLTGAVFISQTGNLVIPARAGDAIRAYVVKARRGVPYTTGFASLAVERVFDLLTITVLAGSVLVALAAFSPSTLAELAATASGQGLGGQESRAVQQAVVVAAVVGALAISSVVAIVWSARSDSNYVRRVVNWASDDSYTELVASVFESFVGDIQRVAGDGRSFGRIGASSVLIWTIDVATALLVFLAFGLDLSLVSLLAVGFFAVSVGNLAKVIPGPPGGIGIYEAAFAAIVSTLLPVTFGTAVGVAIVDHIVKNLVTVAGGAVSMLSLNVSLTEAVDGTERDLEAEAPSAED; this is translated from the coding sequence ATGAGCGATTCCGCCGTCGAGGTGAGTGTCGTCCTCCCCGCCTACAACGAGGCGGGAACGATCGAGACGACGGTGCGGACGACACTCGAGACCCTGAGCGGCTTCCTGCCGGACGGCAGCTACGAGGTCGTCGTCGCGGAGGACGGCTGCGAGGACGAGACACCAGAGATCGCGGACCGACTCGCGGCAGCGGACGACCGCGTCCGGCACTTCCACAGCGACGAGCGACTGGGGCGCGGCGGCGCGCTGAACGCGGCGTTCGCTGACGCCCGTGGTGACACGCTGGTCTACTTCGACACGGACATGGCGACGGACATGCGCCACCTCGAAGAACTCGTCGAGAGCGTTCGCTCGGGCGCCTACGACGTCGCGACGGGGTCGCGGTGGATGCCCGACAACACCGCCGACCGGCCCGCCAAGCGCGGCGTCCCGTCCAAGGGGTTCAACTTCGCGGTCCGAACCCTGCTGCGCTCGGACCTCCGCGACCACCAGTGCGGGTTCAAGGCGTTCAGCCGGGCGGCCTTCGAGGACCTCGTTGGCGAAGTCGAGGACGAACACTGGTTCTGGGACACGGAGATGCTGGTGCGCGCCCAGCGCCGCGGCTTCCGCGTCAAGGAGTTCGCCGTCGACTGGGAGCCGAAGGGCGACTCGAAGGTCGACCTGGTGCGGGACGTCTTCGGGATGGGGAGCCAGATACTGCGCTGCTTCTGGGAGTTCTCCGTCAGTCCGTACGCCAACCGCCGCACCGGGATGCTCGTCGGGACGCTGCTGTCGGTTGCGGCGTTTGCGCTGATGTTCGTCTACATCGACGTGGACGCGTTCGTCGACGCCGTCTCGAACGCCGACCCCGCGCTCGTCGCCGCGGGCGCCGTCGTCTACGTGCTCTCCTGGCCGCTGCGCGGCCTCCGCTACCGCGACATCCTCTCTGAACTGGGGTACCGGGAGAGCGTCGGCTTCCTCACGGGCGCGGTGTTCATCAGCCAGACCGGAAACCTGGTCATCCCAGCGCGGGCGGGCGACGCTATCCGCGCGTACGTCGTGAAGGCGCGGCGGGGCGTCCCGTACACGACCGGGTTCGCGTCGCTGGCCGTCGAGCGCGTCTTCGACCTGCTCACCATCACGGTGCTGGCGGGCAGCGTGCTCGTCGCGCTCGCCGCGTTCTCGCCGTCGACGCTCGCCGAACTCGCCGCGACGGCGTCCGGGCAGGGGCTGGGTGGCCAGGAGTCCCGGGCGGTCCAGCAGGCCGTCGTCGTCGCCGCCGTGGTGGGCGCGCTCGCCATCTCGTCGGTCGTCGCCATCGTCTGGTCGGCGCGTTCGGACTCGAACTACGTGCGCCGGGTGGTCAACTGGGCGAGCGACGACTCCTACACGGAGCTCGTCGCGAGCGTCTTCGAGTCGTTCGTCGGCGACATCCAGCGGGTCGCGGGCGACGGCCGGTCGTTCGGCCGCATCGGCGCGTCGAGCGTCCTCATCTGGACCATCGACGTGGCGACGGCGCTGCTCGTGTTCCTCGCGTTCGGCCTCGACCTCTCGCTGGTGAGTCTGCTCGCGGTGGGCTTCTTCGCGGTGAGCGTCGGCAACCTCGCGAAGGTGATTCCGGGGCCGCCGGGCGGCATCGGCATCTACGAGGCGGCGTTCGCGGCCATCGTTTCGACGCTACTGCCGGTCACGTTCGGCACGGCAGTGGGCGTCGCCATCGTCGACCACATCGTGAAGAACCTCGTCACAGTCGCCGGCGGCGCGGTGTCGATGCTGTCACTGAACGTCTCGCTGACCGAGGCCGTCGACGGCACGGAACGGGACCTCGAGGCCGAAGCGCCGTCGGCCGAGGACTAG
- a CDS encoding L-tyrosine decarboxylase gives MTRAEPRPAPQNFDRVLSSMCTEPHPAAREAAVEFLADNPGDPATYPAVSELEAEAVGMLGDVVGLDDPHGYVGSGGTEANLQAVRAARNLADGDVNVVAPESAHFSFQKAAEVLDVELRLAPLDDDHRADVGAVTDLADDDTALVVGVAGTTEFGRVDPIPALGEVATDVGANLHVDAAWGGFVLPFTDHDWSFADAPVDTMTIDPHKMGQAPIPSGGFLARDPETLDALSIRTPYLESETQPTLGGTRSGAGVAGAHAALEALWPAGYREQYERSMANAEFLAAELEGRGYDVVDPVLPLVAADLPDDEFAALRERGWRISRMAGGELRVVCMPHVTRGMLDRFLADIANIQ, from the coding sequence ATGACGCGTGCGGAGCCCAGACCCGCCCCACAGAACTTCGACCGCGTGCTCTCCTCGATGTGTACCGAGCCCCACCCGGCGGCACGCGAGGCGGCCGTCGAGTTCCTCGCGGACAACCCCGGCGACCCCGCGACCTACCCCGCCGTATCCGAACTGGAGGCGGAGGCAGTCGGAATGCTCGGCGACGTGGTCGGCCTCGACGACCCCCACGGCTACGTCGGCTCCGGCGGTACCGAGGCGAACCTGCAGGCGGTGCGGGCCGCCCGCAACCTCGCGGACGGCGACGTGAACGTCGTCGCGCCGGAGAGCGCGCACTTCAGCTTCCAGAAGGCCGCAGAGGTCCTCGACGTCGAACTCAGACTAGCGCCGCTGGACGACGACCACCGCGCGGACGTGGGCGCCGTCACCGACCTCGCGGACGACGACACGGCGCTCGTCGTCGGCGTCGCGGGCACGACGGAGTTCGGGCGCGTGGACCCGATTCCCGCGCTCGGCGAGGTGGCCACGGACGTCGGCGCGAACCTCCACGTCGACGCGGCCTGGGGCGGCTTCGTCCTCCCGTTCACGGACCACGACTGGAGTTTCGCGGACGCCCCCGTCGACACGATGACCATCGACCCGCACAAGATGGGGCAGGCGCCCATCCCCTCCGGGGGGTTCCTCGCACGCGACCCGGAGACGCTAGACGCGCTGTCCATCCGGACACCGTACCTCGAATCGGAGACCCAGCCGACGCTCGGCGGCACGCGCTCCGGGGCGGGTGTCGCGGGTGCCCACGCCGCCCTGGAGGCGCTCTGGCCCGCGGGCTACCGCGAGCAGTACGAGCGCTCGATGGCGAACGCGGAGTTCCTCGCGGCCGAACTCGAGGGTCGCGGCTACGACGTCGTCGACCCGGTGCTCCCGCTGGTCGCCGCCGACCTCCCCGACGACGAGTTCGCGGCGCTCCGCGAGCGGGGCTGGCGTATCTCGCGCATGGCCGGCGGCGAACTCCGCGTCGTCTGCATGCCCCACGTCACTCGTGGGATGCTCGACCGGTTCCTCGCAGATATAGCGAACATCCAGTAG
- a CDS encoding 3-dehydroquinate dehydratase, which translates to MDFSDFVLAASVSDLADEAAAREHADAVEFRMDLASDPLEALDDYDGDLPLIATNRPEWEGGEAEDSGRIDALSEASRMDCVDAVDIELAALTDDGAEALAAARSTETTTIVSAHDFEGTPDLSDLAETLGEACSLGDVGKLAVTAEERGDALDLLRVTHEYSAAGMTVATMAMGEAGRHTRAVAPLYGSSIGYAPVDAEDATAPGQYDAATLRELVADLR; encoded by the coding sequence ATGGACTTCAGTGACTTCGTGCTCGCGGCGAGCGTCTCCGACCTCGCAGACGAGGCGGCGGCCCGCGAGCACGCGGACGCCGTCGAGTTCCGCATGGACCTCGCGAGCGACCCGCTCGAGGCGCTCGACGACTACGACGGCGACCTCCCGCTCATCGCGACCAACCGCCCCGAGTGGGAGGGCGGCGAGGCCGAGGATTCGGGGCGCATCGACGCGCTCTCGGAGGCCTCGCGGATGGACTGCGTTGACGCAGTCGACATCGAGCTCGCCGCGCTCACCGACGACGGCGCGGAGGCGCTCGCGGCGGCGCGCTCGACGGAGACGACGACCATCGTCTCAGCCCACGACTTCGAGGGGACGCCGGACCTCTCGGACCTCGCGGAGACGCTCGGAGAGGCGTGCTCGCTCGGCGACGTCGGGAAACTCGCGGTCACCGCCGAGGAGCGCGGCGACGCCCTCGACCTGCTGCGCGTGACCCACGAGTACAGCGCAGCGGGGATGACCGTCGCGACGATGGCGATGGGCGAGGCGGGCCGCCACACCCGCGCAGTCGCCCCACTGTACGGCTCCAGCATCGGCTACGCGCCCGTCGATGCCGAGGACGCGACGGCGCCCGGGCAGTACGACGCGGCGACGCTCCGGGAACTCGTCGCGGACCTCCGATAG